The region TCCCATCAGAATCTTTATCTAGTTTAGAATTTAAACCAAACTCAGGTTGTTTAAAGTAAGGAGTTGTTTGTTCGGATTTATTCTTTGTATAAAACAATTCAGCTTCTTGTGCTGTTATTGTTGATTCATAATAATTATTTGCTGAATTTAGAATGATGTCACCGTCTTTACTTACTCTTTTACTTTCATAACTTTTATCAAATATAATCTTGTCAATGAATCTTGCTAAATCCATTTTATCTTCATTTTTTAAAATTGGGAAAGCAAATTCTTGAGATGATTCTGTTTTAGTAATTAACTCATTAATAAAATATTCAGAACTAAATTCAGGTTGAAGTTTTGCACTTGAATAATGGTGATGGATTCCCCCTGAAAACCACATTCTTTTTGTATAAGTCATAAAATTTTCAAACTCCTCAGTATTTCTATCTCCAGTGTAGTTTGCTACAATTGTCTCCAATGTTCTACGGACTCTTAAATTGTGTTTATAGTTTTGATCAAATATAATATCTCTACCACTCAATGAAGCTTCTGATAGATAGTATATTAATTTTTTTTGTCTTAAATCTAGATTTTTAAATCCAGGGACTTTATATCTTATTAGTTTAAGATCAGCGAATTGTTCAGTTAAATATTTAAAGTCTGTATCACTTTTGATGTCGTCATTACTGTTGCATGAGATAATAAATGATAAAACAATCAGTAGTTTAATAAAATAAGTTATTTTCAAAATTGGATTTTTTTTTTTTAATAATTTACAGAATCAGTTTCTTTAGTCTTTGACCAATCACATGTACTTCCAGATTTTCCATCTGTTGAGTATGATCCATATTTTTTATCACACTTGTTATAATTTTTATTGCCAGCACATTGTCCTATCCAATTACCAATTAATAAGCCTAATGCAAGAAATGATACACATAATGCTATAACAGCATAACAGTTTTTTGAGCAATTTTTTTGTTCGGTGTTCATTATGTTAAATGATATGATTTAAGATGATAAATATAATCATTTAATAAACAACTTAAGATTGTTTAATATGAAAATTAATATTTCTTTCTTTTAGGTACTTAATAATGTAATTATAGCAATTTTCACTAGTACTTAATAACTCTGGGGGATAGACACCTTTTTTATTAAATAACTTATTGATTATTAAGTTAGCTCCTGCTGTACAAGTGTATCCAGTAGTTCGTGCCATAGAAGAAATTTGAGTTTTTTTGTCAAACTCATCATATAAGTCAATTTGAACATATTTCTTACTATTTTTCATAATAATTCGCATAACAGTAAATTCTTCTTCACCTTCTTCAAGTTTCCAGTCTTTTTTAAGTATGTCTGCAATTATGTCAATAGGTTTAAAATTTAGATCGTGAAGAGTTGTTGTTTCTGTGCTAAACAAACCTATGTCTTTTAATAGTTGTATGTTTTTTGCATGACCAGGATAACGAAGAGTTTTTTCCTTCATATATGGAACATGAGACATAGTTTTAAGCAAGGTTCTTAGACCATCAGTATTAAATGCTTCTAAATCTTCATTAGTATCAAATTGAATTATTTCTAGTTCTGTTAGTGGGTCTTTAGTAATTATTTTATGATTTTCAAATAATCTTGCAGGTCGAGTATACTCTTCAACTACATCAATGGGAGAGAAAGGTGCTTTGTATTGAAAGGGTAGTGTTTTTTTCTTTGGTAATCCACCAACGTAACACTCATAGGAATCAATTTTCATTAATTCATTGTAATGTCCAAATATTACATTTCCCAGTCCTGGAGCTACTCCCAAGTCAACTAAAACACTAACATTATTTTTTATCGCTAATTCATTTAGAGTTAGTGGATCTTCAGGAGAAAATGAAATATCTACAACGTTCTTTTTACACTCAATTATAGTTTGCAGTGTTTTATAACCCATAAATCCAGGTACAGCAGATATAATTAAATTATATGGTTGTAATGTGTTTTTTAATGTCACAGTAGACGAAATATCAACAAGAATGGTTTTGATATTTGTTCTTTTTTTGAGATTTTTTAAAGTTAATTCATCAATATCTGCAACAGTTACAGAGTAATTTTTTGATAAATCAAAAGCAATCGCACTTCCTACTTTTCCACCTCCTAAAACAAGTATCTTGATCATGAGTTTGGTTGTAAAATAATATTTTTTTGTACAAACTTAAAACTATAAAACATTATTAATGAATAAACAATATTTCCAGTTAACGTATTTAAAAAAAATGGAATTGCTAAGGTGAAGCATTCTAACAAGCCAATAATTGTTTTAGGATAAAATGATGAAGTTAAAAAAACCGCAAAATTAGT is a window of Flavobacteriales bacterium TMED191 DNA encoding:
- a CDS encoding saccharopine dehydrogenase; this translates as MIKILVLGGGKVGSAIAFDLSKNYSVTVADIDELTLKNLKKRTNIKTILVDISSTVTLKNTLQPYNLIISAVPGFMGYKTLQTIIECKKNVVDISFSPEDPLTLNELAIKNNVSVLVDLGVAPGLGNVIFGHYNELMKIDSYECYVGGLPKKKTLPFQYKAPFSPIDVVEEYTRPARLFENHKIITKDPLTELEIIQFDTNEDLEAFNTDGLRTLLKTMSHVPYMKEKTLRYPGHAKNIQLLKDIGLFSTETTTLHDLNFKPIDIIADILKKDWKLEEGEEEFTVMRIIMKNSKKYVQIDLYDEFDKKTQISSMARTTGYTCTAGANLIINKLFNKKGVYPPELLSTSENCYNYIIKYLKERNINFHIKQS